The window taacaaaaacaattaaaaaaacagCTAATGATAcctcttttttgcatattgtcaATAcgacaaatatgacaagtaattagtgatattagacGGCTATCAAATGGTTATCGGAAGGCTATAACCTATAAGAAGTTatcgatttttaaatttgctatttttgcaatttaaaagaTGTAGTGGCATGAatcctattatcataaaaaataatttactatttttgcaagcgTAACTTAAAAGTTGTTATAAACCTTTATAACTAAGATatctttttaaactttacCTAACACGTACACAAACACGTAGGATCTAACTAGTAATTATTAAATGagataaattaagaaatgtATAGTTGATTAAAACTTGATTTGATTCAAAGGATTAACTCATTGATGCTAATGAAAGACCCAAGCACAACTTAGTTCAATTCACATGCAAGTATGTACGATAATTTGAAGATTGGAGGTTCAATCTTCTCACCTAACAAATttcgaaaagaaaaagtagaattgaatataaattttgctatatttacaaatcgAACGTTGTGttatatctaaaaatataatattttagacCTACTATATTTCTAACTATTCCAATTTGAATTAGGGATGATAATTGAATTACAAGGGCAGGTTGATAATGATGTGATAATTGAATAACGCAGGTGTTGATCATAAATTCATAATGATGTGATTATTCTAACATTATAGAGTGAGCTTTGGAGTTtagttatttaaaacaaaacaaaataaaagaatatatccTAACGTAATTTTGTCTaaaaagtcttttttttctttaattataacAACCAAATACACATTAATTAGAGGTTATATAGATTCATATTagtcaatcaaaataatttatgtagtttgatttcaaaaccattatgttatattaattatttttcaatatcaaaattcatatCAATATTTCAAGTAGAGAATAATTACATCATACAAGCTTTGTTAGCATCAATCTTAATTAGTATTAATTCTAAAGTGACCAATTTAGCTTGACATTGTCTATATTTCTAGAAGtcgaaaataaaatttaatctcATATaatctattatttaaaataattaagacaaaaatgataaaatttaagagaatatatctagaaattaaaaatgaaaagaaaactctaGATGAAGGGTGAGTAAACTCTAACAGTACAACGAGTTCATTTAACATATTCTCTCTAGTTTACTTAAtatcaattagaaaaaaaaaaaaaaatacatttttagtcCAGATCTTTACAGGTCTTCAACCTTTATAGAATagttcattttcatttaaaaaatatttacaaatatactaaaattttatttttcgtttttgatATACTGTGAAGTGATAGATGTCTATCTGATCAATCTACTGCGGTTCATCGTATTGGCGACGATCTAGTTAATAATATTTGTGTGGATGGATACTTTAGTTAGGATTGGAAAGTATTCTAGAGTggacaaaaaagtaaaatcccACATGTGAGAGCAAAACCCTTTCTATAAATGAGATCCAAGAAGGGATGTTGTTGGCAGTTATTGTTGCTTTGCCTTTTTCTTACAGCCTTAATATCACTTTATACttcaaatcaaaaccaaacttCTGTCTATGGGACTGTATGGGAAGTTGGAAAAAGAAGTACCAATCAGAGCTTCAGCTTCTAAGTTTCATGAAATATTTCATAAGAGACCTCACCATATCTCAAATGTCTCTACTAACATAATACACGGCGTCGACCTACACGAGGGCGAATGGGGCAAAGTTGGCTCCATCGTCTACTGGAGATACTTACTTGGTTTGTATTATCTTTGTTTCTAAGAtcaactgttttttttttcttttaaatgagaGGTTTTAAGTGcttaaaactataatattttgatagaCGTTTTATAACTGAACTCGCAGATGGAAAGTCTAGAGTGACAAAGGAGATCGTTGAAGAAGTTGACGAAGAAAACAATGCGATAACTTTCAAAGTAATAGAGGGATACCTTACAGAACAATACAAGAATTTCAGGTTCAAAATCCAATGTATTccaaagaaaaagggaagtgTGGTTCATTGGTGCttagaatatgaaaaactaCATGATAAGATTCCAGATTCTACACATGGTTTATTAATGGAACTTTGTGTTATCGTCTCTAAAGACATTGATGCTTACCTTGAGGGAGGTAGTGACAAACCCTAGCTATGTTGCTTCAAAAGAATAGTCATTTACAAGAcgttacatatataaataaattggctTTTATACTATATGCTGTAATTTGCCAGTATAGTTATCTATATAATATgtatgtttaaatttactaaTAAAGTATGTGAGTGTGCGATATATATGTATGGgatctttgttttatttgttatcatatatatatatatatatatatatatataaagtgggagaaatatattctaaaatgtATGGAGAGATCCTATACTCTTTGGaatgtgaaaatatataatataattttatatgtattaaatTTGTGTTCTATAAAGTTATTGTATTCTAATGAAATGGtaattgtttgatattttttttcttttagctATTCTTTTCGAAACGAAgtccaaaacttaaaaaagaatcttAATAGATACCAAtcgaaacaaaagaaaacgcatttaatttttaaaaatcaaaaataaaaaaacgaaaTAGTTATCACATAAGACatcatttcttatttttaatccTTTATTAAAAGGTTATCTCCACgtatatttgagaaattttgtaatatgcGTAATagatatgaaattatttaactttttttttcatacaatagcttaaatttaattaacaaatcaCATTCATATATGCAAACTCTTTTTCTCATTGATTTACCACTAGTGAAAAGattacttttagaaaaaaagtaaaaataggAAGTAAAGAACACAACTGTAGGCACTGCAAAAAccattattattcaaattcatgTTGAGCAAAGTTTTGTTAGGAGTGAATTTGGACATGATAAAATAGCctaaaattcatgaaaattaatgataaagaAAGAGCAGTCCAAGATAAAGTAGATTTGGGTTAAAATATAAGTCCAAGTTAGCTAGCCATTGATTCAACATATCCATAGCACTATGACAACAAGCCAATTTTGAGTGGGTTGGCATGACAATAATAACCTATAATAGtaaactttgaaaaacaattcattGTCATTGGATGTCCAATTATGGCATTTTTCAAATGTGTCAATGTGCTACTCATAGCTTGTTTGTTGATGGTCGATACAATAGTTGCAAATAGCAATTAATTGTGATAGTTTTAAACACGGTgaaattccaattttttttaaactttgtattctaaaataattactaCGAAATTCAAGATGATATTAAACTTATTTGTAATCTAACCGAAAAAGAATGTAAAGTTTCATGTGAAAGACATTAGAAATATTTAACATCTCATCGTAAACTATAGAAAGACAAACCTAATTAGGCAAGAAAAGTTTATTATAGtcaatatgaaatgaaaaggcAAACCCTAGGTTAGAATGAacaagaatataaaaaaaaatgtgaagatCATGTTTGATGtttagactaaaaaaataaagaaataaagagcTTTAATATTTCGACCAAATCGCAAAATTTCAGAcaagtttttttctcttaaatcacaaaattttctaatgaTAATAGAGAGAAAGGAGTCCGTGATCTTAATCTTTAcgtaattaataatataattaatcaaaatagaGCTAGTTATTTTCGTTATAGAAAACGTGATGCTACCATACTTCCACAAAGTTGAGCTTCAAGTATCAACTTGACAATTAAATAACTAAACCatgaatttcaatttaagagtGTGGACTAATGATAATGTAGGTTAATATAGACTTGAAAAAATAGGTCAATAgtaaaaaagaggaagaggatgataagtccaaaataaaataggcttagatttaaatatagtttagGTATTAACTAACTAAACATGAATCCAATCTTAAACCTAAGTATAacttataaagaaaaatttaaatctcatCCAAATCCTAAGATAAAAGAAAGGTAAACTTTAGGTAATTTCTAAATATGTTATTGTAACTTCTAATGAAGTAAGttatctaaattaaattttgagctTATGGTTTATTCTTCCTCCTacattattttcatctttatctttgaatatatgaaattttggtatttttcttattttgattttgtattgtaggtcttgattctttttttctttttcctttttaatataacttttACCATCAACAGCAATTTTggtataattttttaagaagaaaagttcTTTTAAGACTACAAAgcatactttctttttaaaaatttttttatagtgtttgattatttaaatacataGTGAAAAAGAGATTATGAAAACTCCAAAAATACTTTAACTACACCTTATTTTGGGAGAGCATATtacttaaaaagaatttggttttaaaatggtgtttggttttaaaatggCACAAttgccaaaaaaataaataaattgtatgagtatatatcaaacaaaaaaaaaaaagaattatgaaattttgatacatgtgtaaatatttattcataaacacttttttttttatactttccataaaaaacatttgatttgatgTAATATTCTTACCAGttgcatttatttatttctttaattatatatgtgcAAGTTTAAATAACCttcaaataaaactttttttttaataatttatttgcatGAGATGTGATAGAGAATAATGTTGggcatatttttctttttacaaaaggtaaaaaataacaaacaaagagATAAATAAAACAGTAGAAGaactataatttaaataaaaggtATACTTTAATTGTATTTTGCTAATTCTTAGATGTTGAAAGTTGCAATTACATCTTTagaatttttaattgtaattaattaattttatgttgatACAACATGAACTTATATCTATCGATTGATTTGTGTAATGTGATTACGTGataaacaaaatagtaaaaattattttaaaaagttatataaaaattataaaatttccaagaaatatattaataagtTGCTTAAAAAtccaatttaattatatttttttataaaattatatataattggaattttttttctttttttggtcaACAGAAACTTAGTCTAGCGGTGTATCATGTGAGGACCGAAAACTAGCGATTCAAATTTCTTATCTCCAAATTATACCTAACAAGAAATTACCTACAAAACAAGCTGTCATCTACCTTTTacaatacttttttttgttctcttcttCACCTTAATTTGAGTTCTGTGTGTCATGTGagagtaaatttttttttataaatgaggTCCAAGAAGAGAATTGTTCTTGCCATTGCCTTTTATCTCCCTAATAATCTTTCCTAAACTATCACTTTATACTCCAAATTAAACCCAAAAATTCTCCATAATGAGTCTTTGTGGAAAGCTGGAAAAGGATGTGCCAATTAGAGCTTCGGCTTCAAAGTTTCATGAAATGTTTCACAAGAAGCCTCATCATATCTGCAATTGCTCTACTGACAAAATACACGGCGTCGAACTACAAGAAGGGGAATGGGGCCAAGTTGGCTCCATCATTTGCTGGAAATATTTTCACGGTAGTTTATTTTACCACtacttttcatttgtttaattaataacttgCGTATGAAATGAGTTTTCAAATGCTTAAaactatatgtttttttagagGGTAAACATAAAATAGCAAAGGAGATCGTTGAACACGTTGACGAAGAAAACAACTCAATCACTTTCAAAGTAATTGAAGGAGACCTTACTGAACACTACAAGGATTTTAGGTTTACAATCAAATGTATTCCAAAGGAGAAGGGAAGTGTGATTCATTGGGTCCTAGAATATGAGAAGTTGCATGACAAGATTCCAGATTCACATACTTTGCTGCAGTTTTGTGTTGACGTCTCTAAAGACATCGATAAACAACTTTCTGCAAATTGATGAACCCTAGCTAGCTAGCTAGTCATGTTGCTGTGACATGACATACAAGATTTCAGTACTCATCATTTCTCAGGTGTGTGTTGTTcgttatatataaataatttggcTCTTTACTATGCTAAAATTGCCAATTCtctatgtttatgttttaataatttaaatatataaagtcGTGTACGTGTGCTATGTTTTGGATCTTCTGTTTTATGTGCTGTAATGATAATATCCTACTCTTTGGAATGAATGTGAAATATAGAATAATATAAGCAATTTCTATGTACATTGACTTGCATCAAGGCATCTCTACCGGGTGGACACACCTTTAGCACCATCATCATTCTCGGTTCATTAACGATTagataaaattacataaagcATTTGGTGTACAAAAAAGGCTACAGTGAAGCTCAAAtacccaaaacaaaaaacataagCAATTAAACAAAAGCATTGATGTTTAATACAATAGAGTTAGTTGTGTGTGTCTGTACGCCAGTTAACGCAAGA of the Cucumis sativus cultivar 9930 chromosome 3, Cucumber_9930_V3, whole genome shotgun sequence genome contains:
- the LOC101209301 gene encoding MLP-like protein 43 — its product is MGLYGKLEKEVPIRASASKFHEIFHKRPHHISNVSTNIIHGVDLHEGEWGKVGSIVYWRYLLDGKSRVTKEIVEEVDEENNAITFKVIEGYLTEQYKNFRFKIQCIPKKKGSVVHWCLEYEKLHDKIPDSTHGLLMELCVIVSKDIDAYLEGGSDKP
- the LOC116401685 gene encoding MLP-like protein 43 — encoded protein: MSLCGKLEKDVPIRASASKFHEMFHKKPHHICNCSTDKIHGVELQEGEWGQVGSIICWKYFHEGKHKIAKEIVEHVDEENNSITFKVIEGDLTEHYKDFRFTIKCIPKEKGSVIHWVLEYEKLHDKIPDSHTLLQFCVDVSKDIDKQLSAN